From Terriglobia bacterium, the proteins below share one genomic window:
- a CDS encoding alpha/beta fold hydrolase: protein MKTRNPAVLLLVAVAALLAAPLWAAEPAPDGHFEGAIHVMGTDLEIKVDFKTVEKALSATIDIPVQGALGLPLSNVRHDPPKIHFELAASPGIATFDGETKGDEISGKFLQAGAEGTFHLKRGAAAKAEAAKEEPPPYRQEEVKFRNGEEATLAGTLTLPATPGPHPSVVLITGSGPQNRDEELFGFKPFRVLADHLTRSGIAVLRYDDRGVGESTGSPAQATTEDFAGDVAAAVAFLRTRPDIDPNRVGLLGHSEGGIVAPMVATRTPGIAFIVLMSGMGLTGERILLDQAELIGRAEGSSEEAIRKEAEIQKHIFAAVRSGQGWDEVRAETKKEALARIAKKPEEQRKSVPDPDTYADRMIEGQLAMARSPWFKFFLDYDPAKTLEKVKCPVLALFGEKDLQVPAESNRTAMAAALARGGNPDVTVKVFPGANHLYQAARTGGVSEYAVLGKEFVPGFLDTISGWIRERTSPTASAATTGAQAPPAAQAAAARPASGSVEARAEAFLGTLDRRAFVEAATEFGPELASRITVADLGAAWDKQIAQVGAFRKVIERRTAAEDDVTRVDLTCAFERGRRVVHLVYDAAGKIAALRFLPPKE, encoded by the coding sequence ATGAAGACGCGAAACCCGGCCGTGCTCCTGCTCGTGGCCGTGGCGGCGCTGCTCGCGGCGCCCCTCTGGGCCGCGGAACCCGCCCCCGACGGTCACTTCGAAGGGGCCATCCACGTGATGGGGACGGACCTGGAAATCAAGGTCGACTTCAAGACGGTCGAGAAGGCCCTGTCCGCGACCATCGACATCCCCGTGCAGGGGGCCCTGGGCCTCCCGCTCTCCAACGTCCGGCACGACCCACCGAAGATCCACTTCGAGCTGGCCGCCAGCCCCGGGATCGCGACGTTCGACGGCGAGACGAAAGGGGACGAGATCTCCGGGAAGTTCCTGCAGGCCGGCGCCGAGGGGACCTTCCATCTCAAACGGGGGGCCGCCGCGAAGGCGGAGGCCGCGAAGGAGGAGCCGCCGCCCTACCGGCAGGAGGAGGTCAAGTTCCGGAACGGCGAAGAGGCGACGCTCGCCGGCACGCTCACGCTCCCCGCGACCCCCGGACCGCATCCTTCGGTCGTGCTCATCACCGGCAGCGGTCCGCAGAATCGCGACGAGGAGCTCTTCGGCTTCAAGCCGTTCCGCGTCCTGGCCGACCACCTGACGCGCAGCGGGATCGCGGTCCTCCGGTACGACGATCGCGGAGTCGGGGAATCCACCGGAAGCCCCGCCCAGGCCACGACCGAGGACTTCGCCGGGGACGTCGCGGCCGCGGTGGCGTTTCTCAGGACCCGGCCCGACATCGACCCGAATCGCGTCGGGCTCCTGGGGCACAGCGAGGGCGGGATCGTGGCCCCGATGGTCGCGACGCGAACCCCCGGGATCGCGTTCATCGTGCTGATGTCCGGCATGGGGTTGACCGGCGAGAGAATCCTCCTCGACCAGGCGGAGCTGATCGGGCGAGCGGAGGGGTCTTCCGAGGAGGCCATCCGGAAGGAGGCCGAGATCCAGAAGCATATCTTCGCGGCGGTCCGCTCGGGCCAGGGCTGGGACGAGGTGCGAGCCGAGACGAAGAAGGAGGCGCTGGCCCGGATCGCGAAGAAACCCGAGGAGCAGAGGAAGTCCGTCCCCGATCCCGACACGTACGCCGACCGGATGATCGAGGGGCAGCTGGCGATGGCTCGGAGCCCCTGGTTCAAGTTCTTTCTCGATTACGACCCGGCGAAGACCCTCGAGAAGGTGAAGTGCCCCGTGCTCGCGCTGTTCGGCGAGAAGGACCTCCAGGTCCCCGCCGAGTCGAACCGAACCGCGATGGCCGCGGCGCTGGCGCGGGGAGGCAACCCGGATGTCACCGTGAAGGTCTTCCCCGGCGCCAACCACCTGTACCAGGCGGCCCGGACCGGAGGGGTGTCCGAGTACGCGGTCCTCGGTAAGGAATTCGTCCCGGGGTTCCTCGACACGATCTCGGGGTGGATCCGCGAGAGGACGAGCCCGACCGCATCGGCCGCCACGACCGGCGCGCAGGCTCCTCCCGCGGCGCAGGCCGCGGCGGCGCGTCCCGCATCCGGCTCCGTCGAAGCCCGCGCCGAAGCGTTCCTCGGGACGCTCGACCGGCGAGCTTTCGTGGAGGCCGCGACGGAGTTCGGCCCCGAGCTGGCGTCCCGGATCACGGTGGCCGACCTGGGCGCGGCCTGGGACAAGCAGATCGCGCAGGTCGGCGCCTTCAGAAAGGTGATCGAGCGCCGGACCGCGGCCGAGGACGACGTCACCCGTGTGGACCTGACGTGCGCGTTCGAGCGGGGGCGCCGCGTCGTGCACCTGGTCTACGACGCGGCCGGCAAGATCGCCGCCCTGAGATTCCTGCCTCCGAAGGAATAA